In Corythoichthys intestinalis isolate RoL2023-P3 chromosome 4, ASM3026506v1, whole genome shotgun sequence, a genomic segment contains:
- the sbk3 gene encoding uncharacterized serine/threonine-protein kinase SBK3, whose translation MTDVAANELDERCFLSAQAMSSLKVSDHFQVLKFLGEGSYGKVMLAVHRKRGTPMALKFFPRQSTTLTSFLREYNLSLSYCTHPSLTRALGIFFSTSSHYVFAQQAGLYGDLYSVIVSEVGLDEEHVQRVMSQLSGAVSHLHSLGFVHRDIKPENIFLCDSSCRWVKLGDFGLTRAVGYTVGAVWYESPFCTPEVEPAKEAEKAKDCSDLGEKETIWITVEPSIDSWALGILTYCLLTGCFPWEESTTDDPGYTKYKSWFERGDAKEEADISTVEKENRRNNPPPSQFRGLSSHVMALLRLLLHPDPEQRGSPEEILSYLGGPWLMETEKEERRRDEEAQREARKLGEVGGGVGEELVREGRGER comes from the exons GACGTGGCGGCAAATGAGTTGGACGAGCGCTGCTTCCTGTCGGCGCAGGCCATGTCCAGCCTCAAGGTGTCCGACCACTTCCAGGTGCTGAAGTTCTTGGGCGAAGGCTCGTACGGCAAAGTAATGCTGGCCGTGCACAGGAAGAGAG GAACCCCGATGGCCTTGAAGTTCTTCCCTCGTCAGTCAACGACACTCACCTCTTTCCTGAGGGAGTACAACCTCTCGCTTTCCTATTGCACGCATCCTTCACTGACACGCGCGCTGGGAATCTTTTTCTCCACGTCGTCGCACTATGTCTTCGCCCAACAGGCCGGTCTCTACGGCGACCTGTACAGCGTGATTGTGTCAGAG GTTGGCCTGGACGAGGAACACGTCCAGAGAGTGATGTCCCAACTGAGCGGCGCCGTGTCCCACCTGCACTCGTTGGGTTTCGTCCACCGCGACATAAAACCCGAGAACATCTTCCTCTGCGACAGCTCGTGCCGTTGGGTCAAACTGGGGGATTTTGGCCTGACCCGGGCCGTCGGCTACACCGTCGGCGCCGTCTGGTACGAGTCGCCCTTTTGCACCCCTGAAGTGGAGCCCGCCAAGGAGGCAGAGAAGGCCAAAGACTGCAGTGACCTGGGAGAGAAGGAGACCATTTGGATCACAGTGGAGCCCAGCATAGACAGTTGGGCCTTAGGCATCCTCACCTACTGCCTGCTGACCGGCTGCTTTCCCTGGGAGGAGAGCACCACCGATGACCCCGGCTACACCAAATACAAATCCTGGTTCGAGCGCGGGGACGCCAAGGAGGAAGCGGACATCTCCACGGTCGAAAAAGAGAACCGGCGGAATAACCCGCCGCCGTCACAGTTCCGAGGCCTCAGCTCGCACGTTATGGCGCTCCTCCGACTGCTGCTCCATCCTGACCCCGAACAGCGGGGGAGCCCTGAGGAGATTCTGAGctacctggggggaccctggttGATGGAGACGGAGAAGGAAGAGAGGAGGAGGGATGAAGAGGCCCAGCGGGAGGCCAGGAAACTCGGGGAGGTGGGAGGAGGAGTGGGAGAGGAGCTTGTGAGGGAAGGAAGAGGCGAGAGATAA